Proteins encoded within one genomic window of Actinoplanes octamycinicus:
- a CDS encoding SRPBCC family protein, whose amino-acid sequence MSMVQQAIEVSAPLHTVYEQLAAFENYPRFMTGVRQVTTTGRDQTHWIMDVDGKRREFDAQIIERSPDERVSWSTMEGPLLAETITLRPMGETKTQIVAQLEADIAFLMPSDRHGQESLNRRLKADLTTFKGLVESGVLGGRPMPTGASVKRLPGPSHTLFSKPDYASPASVAARVHKHPPAGTGLAQDTEPSPGAGWDTGAADLSNADPTGTGLTENPLHHAAGPGTMPAAKRGASSGSARMGGRTAAADIWGNGMINEEDRGIG is encoded by the coding sequence ATGAGTATGGTTCAGCAGGCCATCGAGGTGAGTGCACCGCTGCACACGGTGTACGAGCAACTCGCCGCGTTCGAGAACTACCCACGGTTCATGACCGGGGTCCGCCAGGTGACCACCACCGGCCGGGACCAGACGCACTGGATCATGGACGTGGACGGCAAGCGCCGGGAGTTCGACGCGCAGATCATCGAACGATCGCCGGACGAGCGGGTCTCCTGGTCGACCATGGAGGGGCCGCTCCTCGCCGAGACCATCACGCTGCGCCCGATGGGGGAGACGAAGACTCAGATCGTCGCCCAGCTCGAGGCCGACATCGCGTTCCTCATGCCCAGCGACCGGCACGGCCAGGAGTCGCTGAACCGCCGGCTCAAGGCCGACCTGACCACCTTCAAGGGCCTGGTCGAGAGCGGGGTGCTGGGCGGCCGCCCGATGCCCACCGGGGCCAGCGTCAAGCGCCTGCCCGGCCCGTCGCACACCCTGTTCAGCAAGCCGGACTACGCCTCGCCGGCGTCGGTCGCCGCCCGCGTGCACAAGCATCCGCCGGCCGGGACGGGGCTGGCGCAGGACACCGAGCCGTCGCCGGGGGCCGGCTGGGACACCGGCGCCGCCGACCTGAGCAACGCCGACCCGACCGGCACCGGCCTCACCGAGAACCCGCTGCACCACGCGGCCGGCCCGGGCACCATGCCGGCGGCCAAGCGGGGGGCCTCGTCCGGCTCGGCCCGGATGGGCGGCCGCACCGCCGCCGCCGACATCTGGGGCAACGGCATGATCAACGAAGAGGACCGCGGCATCGGCTGA
- a CDS encoding hydrolase — protein sequence MAERESVIGGGAVGTAYALDLTVDAHVHTGFAAGRDAVGVVASAADRAGLTSLTFADQAGPDTTWLTAYADAVRRARHRTEMTLRVAAEVEVVRPDGWLALPADLAQLDALSVAVSALPVGDDLLDARAVRALVEAGELTPEQVAELLVEATVRGLERACRYVPTQLARPLALLAQAGVDDAAVSPALLADLAAACRSTGTLVEISEAWRSPSPRLVALLRDAAVTLVPASDARYAAEVGGWQYLRRV from the coding sequence GTGGCAGAGCGGGAATCAGTCATCGGCGGTGGCGCGGTCGGTACCGCGTACGCGCTGGACCTGACGGTGGATGCCCACGTGCACACCGGGTTCGCGGCCGGGCGGGACGCGGTCGGTGTGGTGGCCTCGGCCGCCGACCGGGCCGGGCTGACCTCGTTGACCTTCGCCGACCAGGCCGGACCGGACACCACCTGGCTGACCGCGTACGCGGACGCGGTGCGCCGGGCCCGGCACCGCACCGAGATGACCCTGCGGGTGGCCGCCGAGGTCGAGGTGGTCCGCCCGGACGGCTGGCTGGCGCTGCCCGCCGACCTGGCCCAGCTGGACGCGCTGTCGGTGGCGGTCTCCGCCCTGCCGGTCGGCGACGACCTGCTGGACGCCCGGGCGGTGCGCGCCCTGGTCGAGGCCGGTGAGCTGACCCCCGAGCAGGTTGCCGAGCTGCTGGTCGAGGCGACCGTGCGGGGCCTGGAACGGGCCTGCCGCTACGTGCCCACCCAGCTGGCCCGCCCGCTCGCGCTGCTGGCCCAGGCCGGCGTGGACGACGCCGCGGTGTCCCCGGCCCTGCTGGCCGACCTGGCCGCCGCCTGCCGGTCCACCGGCACCCTGGTGGAGATCAGCGAGGCCTGGCGCAGCCCGTCCCCGCGCCTGGTGGCGCTGCTGCGCGACGCCGCCGTGACGCTGGTGCCCGCGAGTGACGCCCGGTACGCCGCCGAGGTGGGCGGCTGGCAGTACCTGCGCAGAGTCTGA
- the csrA gene encoding carbon storage regulator CsrA: MLVLTRRAGESVMIGDDVVITVLEARGDVIRLGIQAPRDVQVHREEVYRELRDANREAASPTDDAVHAVTKMLEKPGN, from the coding sequence ATGCTTGTGCTGACCAGGCGGGCCGGCGAGAGCGTGATGATCGGCGACGACGTCGTGATCACCGTGCTGGAGGCCCGGGGCGACGTCATCCGGCTGGGGATCCAGGCGCCACGTGACGTGCAGGTGCACCGCGAGGAGGTGTACCGCGAGTTGCGGGACGCGAACCGGGAGGCGGCGTCGCCGACCGACGACGCGGTGCACGCGGTCACCAAGATGCTGGAGAAGCCGGGAAATTGA
- the fliW gene encoding flagellar assembly protein FliW yields the protein MSRPIEATMTDPSLGLPTISMAVPMPGFPAHKEFVLVRLNDDGLLYALTSLDNPELRFLVAPPEPFFPEYAPEIDESVFAALNTKDPDRVLLLTVITAGKEETTANLLAPIVVDRDSMRAMQTVLTGSGYPVRAIMNRSY from the coding sequence ATGTCCCGACCGATCGAGGCCACCATGACCGACCCGTCGCTGGGCCTGCCGACCATCTCGATGGCGGTGCCCATGCCGGGGTTCCCGGCGCACAAGGAATTCGTCCTGGTGCGCCTGAACGACGACGGTCTGCTCTACGCCCTCACCTCGCTCGACAACCCGGAGCTGCGGTTCCTGGTGGCGCCGCCGGAGCCGTTCTTCCCGGAGTACGCCCCGGAGATCGACGAGTCGGTGTTCGCGGCGCTGAACACCAAGGACCCGGACCGGGTGCTGCTGCTCACGGTGATCACCGCGGGCAAGGAGGAGACGACCGCCAACCTGCTCGCCCCGATCGTGGTCGACCGGGACAGCATGCGGGCGATGCAGACGGTCCTCACCGGCTCGGGCTACCCGGTCCGGGCGATCATGAACCGGTCGTACTGA
- a CDS encoding flagellin N-terminal helical domain-containing protein, producing MSSSPRVTESSVRTRTMASLQRNLSRTQTAQDQISSGKQLHRPSDSPTGTVTALQLRGEVRANKKYSTNADDAMGRLGTVQDTLQSSTVLVAKVRELTLAATSAGGGSTPEANNARAAEIDQIRGTLMQFANTKYLDRPVFGGSTPDPTAYSGGGYVGEASGETNRMIGPNARVRVDVRGPEVFGNDYLVNDDGKYVDATGQELADQTDPALRVRNPAQLFNVLKDLSDAMKSGDSAAIDTGLRNLDKASDLLNSTLSDVGARYNRVTQMKQSAEDRLMSVSSQLSDIEDVDLPKAIMELQLQQTSYQAALAATAKVIQPSLIDFLR from the coding sequence ATGAGCAGCAGCCCACGGGTCACCGAGAGCAGCGTCCGCACCCGGACGATGGCAAGCCTGCAGCGCAACCTCAGCCGGACGCAGACCGCGCAGGACCAGATCTCCAGCGGCAAGCAGCTGCACCGCCCGTCGGACTCGCCGACCGGCACGGTGACCGCACTCCAGTTGCGCGGCGAGGTCCGCGCGAACAAGAAGTACTCGACCAACGCCGACGACGCGATGGGCCGGCTCGGCACCGTGCAGGACACCCTGCAGAGCTCCACCGTGCTGGTCGCCAAGGTCCGGGAGCTCACGCTGGCCGCGACCAGCGCGGGCGGCGGCAGCACGCCGGAGGCGAACAACGCGCGGGCCGCGGAGATCGACCAGATCCGCGGCACGCTGATGCAGTTCGCCAACACGAAGTACCTGGACCGCCCGGTCTTCGGCGGCTCGACCCCGGACCCCACCGCCTACTCCGGCGGCGGCTACGTCGGCGAGGCGTCCGGCGAGACGAACCGGATGATCGGCCCGAACGCCAGGGTGCGGGTGGACGTCCGCGGTCCCGAGGTGTTCGGCAACGACTACCTGGTCAACGACGACGGCAAGTACGTCGACGCGACCGGGCAGGAGCTGGCCGACCAGACCGACCCGGCGCTCCGGGTACGGAACCCGGCACAGCTGTTCAACGTGCTCAAGGACCTGTCCGACGCCATGAAGTCGGGCGACTCGGCTGCTATCGACACCGGCCTGAGGAACCTCGACAAAGCGTCTGATCTGCTGAATTCCACTCTTTCGGACGTAGGCGCTCGATACAATCGGGTTACACAGATGAAGCAGTCCGCTGAGGATCGCTTGATGTCCGTGTCGTCGCAGCTGTCCGATATCGAGGATGTCGACCTGCCCAAGGCGATCATGGAATTGCAGCTCCAGCAGACCTCGTATCAGGCCGCCCTGGCCGCCACGGCCAAGGTGATCCAGCCCTCGCTCATCGATTTCCTGAGGTGA
- the flgK gene encoding flagellar hook-associated protein FlgK, translating to MASTFSGLNTALTSLYAQRRGLDITGQNIANASTEGYTRQRVVMQAQNANLTPGIYATTTAVGAGVTVSTVERLRNTALDHRSYTEHANSAYLNEKAGAYALIEDVFAEPSDTALQARLQDMWDGWNAVATNPDKAAPKSALLEQATTVAATLNDASKALNNQFESVRAGLDTYVGDVNKSAEAVAKLNKEIVVAKAAGLQANELMDQRSQEILKLSQMVGATATDLPDGATNVFIGSAPLVSEFSNRPIEIASGSATQIADLDQDITVNLRWKDTGTPVAAGGTMGSQMELLAQGGTLHEISGRLDKVAQKLAQTVNDKYGTGYTMKGETGQEFFVNGDIDPDNPPNPKPGITALNIAVAVSDPADLAVSTGDPTAPAATRVLDGGIADDLAELATSRDGADSEYQQLIGDLGVSAQASIRRRDVQNAVTDQVDAARDAESGVNLDEEMTNLLTYQRGYEAASRVLTTIDSMLDQLINRTGMVGR from the coding sequence ATGGCTAGCACATTCAGTGGACTGAACACCGCGCTGACGTCCCTGTACGCACAGCGCCGCGGCCTGGACATCACCGGCCAGAACATCGCGAACGCGAGCACCGAGGGGTACACCCGGCAGCGCGTCGTCATGCAGGCGCAGAACGCCAACCTGACCCCCGGCATCTACGCCACCACCACCGCGGTGGGCGCCGGCGTCACCGTCTCCACGGTGGAGCGGCTGCGGAACACCGCGCTCGACCACCGCAGCTACACCGAGCACGCGAACTCGGCGTACCTCAACGAGAAGGCCGGCGCGTACGCGCTGATCGAGGACGTCTTCGCCGAGCCCAGCGACACCGCGCTGCAGGCCCGCCTGCAGGACATGTGGGACGGCTGGAACGCGGTGGCCACCAACCCGGACAAGGCCGCGCCCAAGTCCGCGCTGCTGGAGCAGGCGACCACGGTGGCCGCCACGCTCAACGACGCGTCCAAGGCGCTCAACAACCAGTTCGAGTCGGTCCGGGCCGGCCTGGACACCTACGTCGGCGACGTGAACAAGTCGGCCGAGGCGGTCGCCAAGCTGAACAAGGAGATCGTCGTCGCCAAGGCGGCCGGGCTGCAGGCCAACGAGCTGATGGACCAGCGCTCGCAGGAGATCCTCAAGCTCTCCCAGATGGTCGGCGCCACCGCCACCGACCTGCCGGACGGCGCGACCAACGTCTTCATCGGCAGCGCGCCGCTGGTCAGCGAGTTCAGCAACCGCCCGATCGAGATCGCGTCCGGCAGCGCCACCCAGATCGCCGACCTGGACCAGGACATCACGGTGAACCTGCGCTGGAAGGACACCGGGACGCCGGTCGCCGCGGGCGGGACGATGGGCTCGCAGATGGAGCTGCTCGCCCAGGGCGGCACCCTGCACGAGATCTCCGGCCGGCTGGACAAGGTGGCCCAGAAGCTGGCGCAGACGGTCAACGACAAGTACGGCACCGGCTACACCATGAAGGGCGAGACCGGGCAGGAGTTCTTCGTCAACGGCGACATCGACCCGGACAACCCGCCGAACCCCAAGCCGGGGATCACCGCGCTGAACATCGCGGTGGCGGTGAGCGACCCGGCCGACCTGGCCGTCTCGACCGGGGATCCGACCGCCCCCGCCGCCACCCGGGTCCTGGACGGCGGGATCGCCGACGACCTGGCCGAGCTGGCCACCTCGCGGGACGGCGCCGACTCCGAGTACCAGCAGCTGATCGGCGACCTCGGGGTGTCCGCGCAGGCCTCGATCCGCCGGCGCGACGTGCAGAACGCGGTGACCGACCAGGTGGACGCCGCGCGCGACGCGGAGTCCGGGGTCAACCTCGACGAGGAGATGACCAACCTGCTCACCTACCAGCGTGGCTACGAGGCCGCGTCCCGGGTGCTCACCACCATCGACTCGATGCTCGACCAATTGATCAACCGGACCGGAATGGTCGGTAGGTAG
- a CDS encoding flagellar protein FlgN has protein sequence MSLTDLASVLWRSRELLEMLLFKLEEEQLLLAANRSRWLSHATREVEVVLDQIRQTEVIRAAYAQEVAAELGLNPEASLGELADAAPDPWADLLHQHRKAFLLLTSEIRALADVNRDLLTAGQRAARETMLVFAESVETYGPQGQTVTGGIRRPTLVDEAI, from the coding sequence GTGAGTCTGACCGACCTGGCCAGCGTCTTGTGGCGCTCCCGGGAGCTGCTGGAGATGCTCCTGTTCAAGCTCGAGGAGGAGCAGTTGCTCCTCGCGGCCAACCGATCCCGCTGGTTGAGCCACGCCACCCGGGAGGTGGAGGTGGTGCTGGACCAGATCCGGCAGACCGAGGTCATCCGCGCGGCGTACGCCCAGGAGGTGGCCGCCGAGCTCGGTCTCAACCCGGAGGCCTCGCTCGGGGAACTCGCCGACGCGGCGCCCGATCCCTGGGCGGACCTGCTCCACCAGCACCGTAAGGCGTTCCTGCTGCTGACGTCGGAGATCCGGGCCCTGGCCGACGTCAACCGTGACCTGCTCACCGCGGGACAACGCGCGGCTCGCGAAACCATGCTCGTGTTCGCCGAGTCTGTGGAAACGTACGGACCGCAGGGCCAGACCGTCACCGGCGGCATCCGCCGCCCCACCCTCGTCGATGAGGCGATCTGA
- a CDS encoding flagellin N-terminal helical domain-containing protein encodes MGLRINQNIAAQNAYRNLSVTDSQMSKSLEKLSSGFRINRAADDAAGLSISEGLRAQTGGLKVAVRNAQDAISVVQTAEGALNEVTSMLQRMRDLSVQASNASLDTEAKGAAQKEFDQLAKEIDRVGETTAFGKSKLLDGSFGTTEGNTADNPLTSMPSTISFNIQKIGSKDLSDSPIAVSVTPAAGDTAKDVADKLNTAIKTALTAPANAAQGFTGNELHVSSDVKADGTGMSFSLDGTAEFDISDQVGDAFKDGSSTTKTASTNGDFQIGANAGEKLNVSIGKVSASALGLSGLDLSGPADANGDSGAAKAIKALDSAIKSVSDQRASLGASQNRFEHTINNLNTAVENLSASESRIRDTDMAQEMVSFTRSQILTQAGTSMLSQANQSSQNVLSLLR; translated from the coding sequence ATGGGTCTTCGCATCAACCAGAACATCGCCGCGCAGAACGCCTACCGGAACCTGTCGGTCACCGACAGCCAGATGTCCAAGTCGCTGGAGAAGTTGTCCAGCGGTTTCCGGATCAACCGGGCGGCGGACGACGCGGCCGGCCTGTCGATCTCCGAGGGTCTGCGCGCGCAGACCGGCGGTCTCAAGGTCGCGGTGCGCAACGCCCAGGACGCGATCAGCGTCGTGCAGACCGCTGAGGGTGCGCTGAACGAGGTCACCAGCATGCTCCAGCGCATGCGTGACCTGTCGGTCCAGGCTTCCAACGCGTCCCTGGACACCGAGGCGAAGGGCGCCGCGCAGAAGGAGTTCGACCAGCTCGCCAAGGAGATCGACCGGGTCGGCGAGACCACCGCGTTCGGCAAGTCGAAGCTGCTCGACGGCTCCTTCGGCACCACCGAGGGCAACACCGCCGACAACCCGCTGACCTCCATGCCGTCGACGATCTCCTTCAACATCCAGAAGATCGGCAGCAAGGACCTCAGCGACAGCCCGATCGCGGTCAGCGTCACGCCGGCCGCCGGTGACACCGCCAAGGACGTCGCCGACAAGCTGAACACCGCGATCAAGACCGCGCTGACCGCTCCGGCCAACGCGGCGCAGGGCTTCACCGGTAACGAGCTGCACGTCTCGTCGGACGTCAAGGCGGACGGCACCGGTATGTCGTTCAGCCTGGACGGCACCGCCGAGTTCGACATCTCCGACCAGGTCGGCGACGCGTTCAAGGACGGCAGCAGCACCACCAAGACCGCCTCCACCAACGGCGACTTCCAGATCGGCGCCAACGCCGGCGAGAAGCTGAACGTGTCGATCGGCAAGGTGAGCGCCTCGGCGCTCGGCCTGAGCGGCCTCGACCTGTCGGGGCCCGCCGACGCGAACGGCGACTCGGGTGCGGCCAAGGCGATCAAGGCGCTCGACTCGGCGATCAAGTCGGTCTCCGACCAGCGCGCCTCGCTCGGTGCCTCGCAGAACCGCTTCGAGCACACCATCAACAACCTGAACACGGCGGTGGAGAACCTGTCCGCGTCGGAGTCCCGGATCCGGGACACCGACATGGCGCAGGAGATGGTCTCCTTCACCCGGAGCCAGATCCTCACCCAGGCCGGCACGTCGATGCTGTCGCAGGCGAACCAGTCCTCGCAGAACGTGCTCTCGCTGCTCCGCTAA
- the fliD gene encoding flagellar filament capping protein FliD — protein sequence MTSSVDGLVSGLSTSSLIGQLMQVEAAPQTKLKTKVKTAETAVASYQSVNSKLKAFKAAADDVSKLSTWRSTKATSNSSSVTASTTTGLVNTAGSVTFDVKSVARAQTTTIKLPTNTTSDSNNDGKLEKTPVNLGASVTVTMGKYDENGNFTPATPAKSVTLDLTKGSSAQDIAGKVNSAGLDVRAFVVNTSDTEGILQFTGSKTGEDFGFQVTGLEGLGLDTNGNAGASPASTYAKNATLQVGGEGEAGYTVSSATNTFSGLIPGVTVNVTKEETGVTVSAATDISGITAKIQSMVDAMNATLTEVKDQTAYDSSTKKGSPLTGDFMVRQMTQSILGMVSVGMAKYPNPRYDKDLPVDETTNPKELTFPEQSLNKLGIQLSRDGLLTFNATDFTNAYNENPSRIQEVTQAVATNFSALADKQSKSVTAVITGRKNEIDSINDQISNWDTRLASRREALQRQYAAMETALGNMKNQSSWLAGQIASLG from the coding sequence GTGACCAGCTCCGTTGACGGCCTCGTCAGTGGTCTCAGCACCTCCTCCCTGATCGGTCAGCTGATGCAGGTGGAGGCCGCACCGCAGACCAAGCTCAAGACCAAGGTCAAGACCGCCGAGACCGCGGTGGCCTCGTACCAGTCGGTCAACAGCAAGCTCAAGGCCTTCAAGGCCGCCGCGGACGATGTGTCCAAGCTCAGCACCTGGCGCTCCACCAAGGCGACGTCCAACTCCTCGTCGGTGACCGCGAGCACGACGACCGGCCTGGTCAACACGGCCGGCAGCGTCACCTTCGACGTGAAGAGCGTGGCCCGGGCCCAGACCACCACCATCAAGCTGCCCACCAACACCACCAGTGACAGCAACAACGACGGCAAGCTGGAGAAGACGCCGGTCAACCTCGGCGCCTCGGTCACCGTCACGATGGGCAAGTACGACGAGAACGGCAACTTCACCCCGGCCACGCCAGCCAAGTCGGTGACCCTGGACCTGACCAAGGGCAGCTCGGCGCAGGACATCGCCGGCAAGGTCAACTCCGCCGGGCTGGACGTCCGGGCGTTCGTGGTGAACACCTCGGACACCGAGGGCATCCTCCAGTTCACCGGCAGCAAGACCGGCGAGGACTTCGGCTTCCAGGTGACCGGCCTGGAGGGGCTCGGGCTCGACACCAACGGCAACGCCGGCGCCAGCCCCGCCTCGACCTACGCGAAGAACGCGACCCTGCAGGTCGGCGGCGAGGGCGAGGCCGGTTACACGGTCAGCAGCGCGACCAACACCTTCAGCGGGCTGATCCCCGGCGTGACGGTCAACGTCACCAAGGAGGAGACCGGGGTCACGGTCAGCGCGGCCACCGACATCAGCGGGATCACCGCGAAGATCCAGTCGATGGTCGACGCGATGAACGCGACGCTCACCGAGGTCAAGGACCAGACCGCGTACGACAGCTCCACCAAGAAGGGCTCGCCGCTGACCGGCGACTTCATGGTCCGCCAGATGACGCAGAGCATCCTCGGCATGGTCAGCGTCGGCATGGCCAAGTACCCGAACCCGCGGTACGACAAGGACCTCCCGGTCGACGAGACGACCAACCCCAAGGAGCTGACGTTCCCCGAGCAGTCGCTCAACAAGCTCGGCATCCAGCTGAGCCGGGACGGTCTGCTGACCTTCAACGCGACCGACTTCACCAACGCGTACAACGAGAACCCCAGCCGGATCCAGGAAGTGACCCAGGCGGTCGCCACCAACTTCAGCGCGCTGGCCGACAAGCAGTCGAAGAGCGTCACCGCGGTGATCACCGGCCGGAAGAACGAGATCGACTCGATCAACGACCAGATCAGCAACTGGGACACCCGGCTGGCCTCCCGCCGCGAGGCGCTGCAGCGGCAGTACGCCGCCATGGAGACCGCGCTCGGCAACATGAAGAACCAGTCGTCGTGGCTGGCCGGGCAGATCGCCAGCCTTGGCTGA
- the fliS gene encoding flagellar export chaperone FliS yields MTAPAPHLRDRYLQDSINTASPAKLLVMLYDRMILDLNQGEEALRAADRALANDKISHAQEILIELRTTLHVDEWEGAPGLANLYGYILTELIGATIAGDPDRVATCRKFLEPLRDAWREAAAAAAG; encoded by the coding sequence ATGACCGCTCCGGCCCCGCACCTCCGTGACCGTTACCTGCAGGACTCGATCAACACCGCGTCGCCGGCGAAGCTGCTGGTGATGCTCTACGACCGGATGATCCTCGACCTGAACCAGGGCGAGGAGGCGCTGCGCGCCGCCGACCGGGCCCTGGCCAACGACAAGATCTCGCACGCCCAGGAAATCCTCATCGAGCTGCGGACGACGTTGCACGTCGACGAGTGGGAGGGCGCTCCCGGCCTGGCCAACCTGTACGGCTACATCCTGACCGAGCTGATCGGCGCGACCATCGCCGGAGACCCGGACCGGGTGGCCACCTGCCGGAAGTTCCTTGAGCCGCTGCGCGACGCGTGGCGCGAGGCCGCGGCTGCGGCGGCGGGCTGA
- a CDS encoding flagellar basal body rod protein FlgB, with amino-acid sequence MFDDLSTSALRVAVSGLSARQNAIANNIANVETPGFRARKVKFEEALQGAVARGQSPLGINPSVQESLEPTRLNGNNVNLDEETLSHIDTTMRYQLTLRAIDSKYGLLRDAIKGA; translated from the coding sequence GTGTTCGACGACCTTTCCACCTCTGCGCTGCGCGTCGCTGTCAGCGGCCTGTCGGCCCGGCAGAACGCCATCGCCAACAACATCGCGAACGTCGAGACCCCGGGCTTCCGTGCCCGTAAGGTCAAGTTCGAGGAGGCTCTTCAGGGCGCTGTCGCCCGCGGCCAGTCGCCGCTGGGGATCAACCCGAGTGTCCAGGAGTCGCTGGAGCCCACCCGGCTCAACGGCAACAACGTCAACCTCGACGAGGAGACGCTGTCGCACATCGACACCACGATGCGGTACCAGCTCACGCTCCGGGCCATCGACAGCAAGTACGGCCTGCTGCGCGACGCCATCAAGGGAGCCTGA
- a CDS encoding flagellar basal body rod protein FlgC: MSIFNAIGVAGTGVTVYRKWLDAVSDNIANMNNTSRTSENAFQARYVQARAAQDGNGAEVAGVQLGNAEGILAYEPDNPLADAEGYVRRPDIDMGSQMAQMIMAQRSYQANLSVVDRARDAYTAAINLGK, from the coding sequence ATGAGCATCTTCAACGCCATCGGGGTCGCCGGCACCGGGGTCACGGTCTACCGCAAGTGGCTCGACGCGGTCTCCGACAACATCGCGAACATGAACAACACCAGCCGCACCTCCGAGAACGCGTTCCAGGCCCGGTACGTCCAGGCCCGCGCCGCGCAGGACGGTAACGGCGCCGAGGTGGCCGGGGTGCAGCTCGGCAACGCCGAGGGCATCCTGGCCTACGAACCGGACAACCCGCTCGCCGACGCCGAGGGGTACGTCCGGCGGCCGGACATCGACATGGGCAGCCAGATGGCTCAGATGATCATGGCGCAGCGCTCCTACCAGGCCAACCTCTCGGTCGTCGACCGGGCCCGGGACGCGTACACCGCCGCTATCAACCTCGGGAAGTGA
- the fliE gene encoding flagellar hook-basal body complex protein FliE — protein sequence MSGLSDKLDLDEAAKTASPNTDFARMLSKGLESVQASQDKASDLAVQVANGTLQDPAQYTMAANEASLGLQMTLAIRNKAVEAFQEIMRMQA from the coding sequence ATGTCAGGACTGTCCGACAAGCTGGACCTCGACGAGGCCGCCAAGACCGCCAGCCCGAACACCGACTTCGCCCGCATGCTGTCCAAGGGCCTGGAGAGCGTGCAGGCCTCCCAGGACAAGGCGAGCGACCTCGCCGTCCAGGTGGCCAACGGGACGCTGCAGGACCCGGCCCAGTACACGATGGCCGCCAACGAGGCGTCCCTCGGACTCCAGATGACCCTCGCCATCCGCAACAAGGCCGTCGAGGCCTTCCAAGAGATCATGAGGATGCAGGCCTGA